The genomic interval GTAAAGCTACAACTCTATTGACTCTGTTGAGCCAAAAACTTCTGATTAGAGCGCTTGACTTTTGCGATCCAACGACGATACGACGACAGGATTTCCGCATAGGGAACTCTGGTGTCAGACAGCAGCTCAAATAAAGAAGCTGGAAAGTATTGAGGCAATAACCGATGCATAACTTTGCCCAATTTCTGTCTCACCATAAGTTCAACAAATAAGGCTTTAACTAACGGAAATGGACTGTCAGACAGCTCTACCAAAGCGTGAGCATCGGGTTTGCGACGAATACTAAATTCTGGCAGCACTAAGTTTAAGGTGTCAGAATATTCATCTAATAGCCGATCCAACACTTCCACATCCTCAAAAGCAGCGTTGCATCCCTGCCCCAAGGAGGGTGAAACAGCATGCGCCGCATCACCCATTAGTAGCACGCTGTTGCCGTAGTGATAATGGCTGCAACGAATGGTAGGCACTTGGGAAACGGGACGATTGAGCAATGCTTCCGCTTCGGCATCGGCAATGAGTGGGCTTAAGTCAGGAAAGTTTTGGCGGAAAAAATCTAAAACTTGAGTAGTCGTAGACAGATTGACAAATGACTTGTTGTTACGCGAGAAGGTAATCACCCCACTGGCGATCGCATCACTGATGGGCACTGCTAAAACTGTGGTGCTATCATCTAGTCGCCAACTATGAATATGCTCTGGTTTGAGGTCTAGCTCTACTGTTTCATTTCGTCGTAAGGGGAAAAGAGCTTTGTAATCGGTGGGAATGTACTGGGCTTCGACTGTAAACCCATCGGTTGGCAAAAAGTGATCTCTAATCACCGAACCAGCCCCATCGGCACCAATCAGTAGGTCGTAGTTAGTCCTTAGCTTCTCTGCCACATTGTTTTCAAGGAGGCTTTCAGTGATGCTCTCAAAGGTAATGCTCTGTCGCTCAAAATCTGCGGCAATACATTTGCAGTTGAAGTGGAGAGTCAAGCGATCGCTGGGGTATGTTTCGGTGAGCTTTTCCAATAAGGTAATCACTAATTGGGTGCGATCGAGGGCAAAGAGTGGTTTCTGGCGCGATAAGATTCGCGTTTTCCCGTTCTTACCATGCACGGCTGTCCCCCAGATTGCTGTCCCGTGGGCTTTAACGCTGGCTTCTAGCCCTTCAATTTGACTCAAAGCATGGATACCTCTAGCATTGAGGGTCAGCGGATAGGTGCGGACTTTTTCAAAGGAGACGCTGCGAGGATCAGGGCGGCGATCGTAAATTTCAATCTGATAAGCTTCGTCGCGCCGTAGTAAGTAGTGGGCCAATAAAACCCCGCTCGGCCCAGCCCCCACAATTGCAACTCTCTTTGCCATTGCTCCACCTCAAATCTGCGTTGATAGAACACTCATAGAATTAGATGCTATAGCCAATCTGCTAATGCTAGGCTGCTAACGGTTGAGTTGCAGGTCTTATGTCTGTTTTTGCTGAAATACAAAGTGCCAACGCCTTGATTGTAGGAGCAAATGGAGGCATTGGTTTAGAATTTGTGCAGCGGTTGTTGCAGGACGATCGCATTGCCAAAATCTATGCCACTTATCGTCAACCCGAATCTGCTAGCGAATTGTTGGCATTTCGAGATAAATATCCGGAGCAGTTAGTTTGTCTCCCGCTAGACATTACAGATGAAGCTCAAATTGCCGAATGTAGCGATCGCATCCAAACTCAGGTAGACAAATTACATTTGGTGATTAACTGCGTTGGCATTTTGCATGAGGGAGACTTGCAACCAGAAAAAAGCTTGCGGCAGATCAACCCTGACCATTTAGGGCGCTACTTCCAGGTCAACAGCATTGGCGCGGTGCTACTTGCCAAACATTTATCGCCTTTGTTTTGCCATAGTGACAGGAATGTATTTGCCACGATTTCCGCCAAAATTGGCAGTATTGGAGATAACCAGCTGGGAGGTTGGTACGGCTATCGGGCTTCTAAAGCAGCACTGAATATGTTAATGCGAACCGTTGCGATCGAATATAGGCGTAAAAGCCCAAATACAATCGTAGTGACACTGCATCCGGGTACCACCGATACCCACCTCTCCAAACCATTTCAGCGAAATGTGCCACCCGAAAAACTGTTTCCGGTAGAACGAACTGTTACTCAGTTGCTGGCTGTCATTGAAAATCTAGAACTCAGGGACAGTGGCGAGTTCTTCTCTTGGGACGGCACTCGTTTGCCTTGGTAGCGGCAGGCAGGGTATTCAGCATCACAGCCAGATTTTACGGCTTAACAATGCTACAGATAGAATCCTGTCTCTGCCTGTAGTGGAAGTTGGCGCTAGCGATCGCTAGTACGCTGCTTAGTAGTAGCTGCTCAAAAAGGTTTTACTATGCAAACGAATGCTCCTAAATTACTTCAGCGCCTTGACGGTGCCGAACGACTTTTTGCCATGATCATCGGTATGGTCTTTTTAGTCGTTGGGATTGCTGGATTTATCCCTGGCTTAATTGCGATGCCTGCGGTGGCGGGAGATGCACCACTGTATGTTCCCGACTTGTCTTTTCCAGATGGATATGGCAATGTCTTCGGGCTATTTCCTACTAATTTCTTACATAATGCAGTCCACATTGCAGTAGGTATTTTAGGTTTGGCTGCTGCCACTAGCTTCTCAGGCTCATTGGTGTTTAACCAAGGATTTGCAATCTCTTATATCCTCATTGCCATCATGGGTTTATTGCCAGCAACCAATACCACCTTTGGTCTCATGCCCATTTTTGGCAATAACGTTTGGTTCAATGCTCTGACAGGGTTGGCTGCTGCTTATTTCGGTTTCATTAAGCCCCTCAAAGTTCAAAGTGAAATCACTTCTGCGCCTAAAGCTTAGATATAAACTAGGGGCGTAGATATAACTGGGCGTGAGCTAGCGGCGATCGCTGTGCGTGGGATTTTAGCCAAACAGGGCTTTTGATTCTACTTCAATTAGCTTAATAATTCATTCTCTTTTCAAAGCTTTCCTTTTCCCTTCTCTCCCCTCAGCCATATATCTGTGGGAGAGATTTTCTATGCTCCTGGCTTTCTATGCTCCTGACATAGAGCCATCTGACAAGAGCCACCTGACAAGATCCAGATGAAGCTACAAATCTGGGTCAGTAGCAACCTAGGCTACATCTCTAGGTTGATGAGTTGCTCTAGCAGAATCATAACAATGTAGGGGCTATTAACAAATCTGCAAGCGTGGCGCTGTAGCCAACTTTGCAGATTCAGAAAGTGATGGAAGAACCTATGACTAAAAATCAACAACGTGCTCTAGGAGCCTTTTCTACTCGTTCAGCAGCCGAAACTGCACTCCAAGAGTTGCAAGCCTCTGGTTTTTCGATGAATCAAGTATCTGTGATTGCTAAGAACGCAGACGAGAGCCAAGAGATGAGTGGGGCTCACCTTCAGGGCCAGATTGGAAATCAGGAAGTCGATGCTGGAAATGCCACTGCTTCTAATTTGGCTTATGGGGGTGCCACCGCGACAGTTTTACTAGGGCTTACCAGTCTGAGTATCCCTGGAATCGGTGCGGTATTGGCCGCAGGTACTTTGGCTGCTTCTCTGGTGGCTAGTGTCGCAGGTGCAGGGATTAACGCTGCTTCAGCAAGTAGCTTGGTGCAAGCGATGACTGCGGCAGGGATTGATAAACAGCAAGCGGAAATTTACAGCGATCGCTTGTTGCGAGGGGATTATGTGGTGCTTGTGGAAGGCAGCGATGCGGAGATTCAGCAGGCCGCAGGTATCCTCAGCCAGAATAGTATCCAAGATTGGAGCGTTTCCTCGGCGGCAAACGCTTAGGCTATGCTTCGGGTGTTCCTAGGCTAACCTTGCGCAAGGAGCAGTAATCGTGACATCAGATTCAGCTAAGTTTGGTGAAGAGACACTCAACAAAATGGCCACTATGGCGATCGCGAGCATGATCAAGGATGCCGAAGGAGTGGATGTTCAGATCAAAACCGATCTGAGTAAACTCGCCCAAGGACAGGTTGATTCGATCGCCATTAAGATCCAAGGTTTGTTGATGCAGTCCAGCTTACGTCTGGAGGAATTTTATCTCCAGATCAACCGAGTTGCAGTCAAGCCGATGAGTGCAATGATGGGCAAGATTAAGCTGCTACATCCAGCTGAGGGCACGATCCGCGTCGTTGTCAACGAAGATAGCCTTACCCAAGCTCTCAATTCTGCCTCGGTACGGGAGAACTTGCCACCGCTACCCAGGCAGAGCGACCCTCATTCCAGAGATGCTTCGGTTCAGCAAGTGAAATGTTATTTGCTGAGTGATGGTCATCTTGCCTTTAATGTCGGTGCAAGTTCACCAGACCCCGCCATGCCCTCTGTGGCTTTTACAGCAACACCAGAGATTAGCAACAACGGGCAAGGGATTGTGTTGCAAAAGCTCTCTCCTGTGAATCATCCAGTGAATGCTCCAGACTCTCTGGCAGAAATCACAGCCGCTTTAATTGCTCAAACTAGTGATCTGCTCAGTATCTCGGAATTCCAACACCAGGGTATGTCTGTCGAAATTCAACAGCTAGAGGTGGTCACTGGCAAGTTAAGCTGGGAAGCGATCACTTCCATTGACCGATTTCAGTCTACTTAAGCCTCTGTTCTACTTATTCACTTCTACTCTTTGGAGGGGGGTACTACCCTTTCTTCCAGCTTATCCCTAGATTAAAACTCTATTTTGATTCCCTTTATCCTGTCTGTATCCCTGCTATGACTCACTTTGGTATTATTTGTCCACCTTATCCAGGACACTTGAACCCCCAAGTCGCTTTGGGCCGAGAACTACAACATCGGGGCCATCGGGTCACTTTGCTACAAATCCCTGATGTTGCTCTAAAAGTTCGCTCCGAAGGGTTAGAGTTTTGTCCGATTGGGCAGTCTACTTATCAACCTGGCACTTTAGCCCGAACCTTTCAACAACTAGGGCAATTGAGTGAATTGGAAGCCCTCCGTTACTCGGTTGATTTTTGCCAACAGGTGACGGAGATTATTTGTCGAGATGCTCCAGACGCGATCGCTGAGTTAGGCATTGAGGCTTTGCTAGTCGATCAGTTAGAACCAGCGGGAGAAACCGTTGCCGAAGGGTTGAATCTTCCCTTTGTAACCGTTTCCTGTGGTCAAGCGATTCATCGACGAGCAGACGTACCTCCCTTTTTTACGCCTTGGCGCTACCAGAAAGCTTTGTGGGCCAAGCTCCGCAATCAAGTTGCCTACTACATGCTGGATCGCAATTGCCAACCGATCCTCGATACAATCAACCACTACCGCCAGCAGTGGAATTTGCCTCCTTATCAAGGGCTGTATGCTCCTTCCAATCGCCTAGCTCATGTTAGCCAGCAGCCTGCTGCATTTGATTTCCCTTGCCCAAATCTACCTGTGGACTTCCACTACACCGGGCCTTTTCGGAACTCATCTCCTTGTGCCGTCAGTTTTCCATTTGAGCAGTTGACGGGACAACCGCTAATTTATGCCTCTCTAGGCAGCGTGCAGAACACCAAGGCTGATCTGTTTCGGGCGATCGCCGCAGCTTGCCAAGGGTTAAATGTACAACTCTTGATTGCACATGGAGGTGGTATTAGTCCAGAAGATATCCAGAGCTTCCCTGGCTCCCCCTTGGTTATGGAGTATGTGCCGCAGGTGGAAGTGTTGGCTAGAGCTAGCTTGACCATTACCCATGGGGGTTTAAACACAGTGCTCGACTCCCTCACGCATGGCGTACCTTTGGTGGCAATTCCGATCACGTTTGAGCAGCCCGGAACAGGAGCCAGAATCCGAGAAACAGCCGTTGGGGAAGTGTTGCCGTTGAAGCGTTTGAATGTAAAACGTCTGAGAAAAACTATCCAACGGGTTCTCACTGACTCGTCCTACGCCCAGAATGCTGCCAGAATTCAGCAGTCCATCCGGGACTCAGGAGGTGTACAGCGAGCCGCTGACATTATCGAGCAAGCCGTAAATCCTCAAGTACGAAGTTTGTCTGGAGCAGCACCTCGTGTAGCGATGAAATAGACCAGTCCATTTTTGCTCTCTAGATGATGTTCCGCTGTGCTACCCAATGACTAAGCAACAGCCCCATAGCGTTTCTGGAAAGCAACGGTTGGCAGTAAGCTGGTTTACGGCCCTTGTATCAATCCATCATGGCAACGATTAACGATAACTACCTCAAGCTCAAAGCAGGCTACCTGTTTCCGGAAATTGCTCGGCGGG from Trichocoleus desertorum ATA4-8-CV12 carries:
- a CDS encoding FAD-dependent monooxygenase; this encodes MAKRVAIVGAGPSGVLLAHYLLRRDEAYQIEIYDRRPDPRSVSFEKVRTYPLTLNARGIHALSQIEGLEASVKAHGTAIWGTAVHGKNGKTRILSRQKPLFALDRTQLVITLLEKLTETYPSDRLTLHFNCKCIAADFERQSITFESITESLLENNVAEKLRTNYDLLIGADGAGSVIRDHFLPTDGFTVEAQYIPTDYKALFPLRRNETVELDLKPEHIHSWRLDDSTTVLAVPISDAIASGVITFSRNNKSFVNLSTTTQVLDFFRQNFPDLSPLIADAEAEALLNRPVSQVPTIRCSHYHYGNSVLLMGDAAHAVSPSLGQGCNAAFEDVEVLDRLLDEYSDTLNLVLPEFSIRRKPDAHALVELSDSPFPLVKALFVELMVRQKLGKVMHRLLPQYFPASLFELLSDTRVPYAEILSSYRRWIAKVKRSNQKFLAQQSQ
- a CDS encoding SDR family NAD(P)-dependent oxidoreductase, coding for MSVFAEIQSANALIVGANGGIGLEFVQRLLQDDRIAKIYATYRQPESASELLAFRDKYPEQLVCLPLDITDEAQIAECSDRIQTQVDKLHLVINCVGILHEGDLQPEKSLRQINPDHLGRYFQVNSIGAVLLAKHLSPLFCHSDRNVFATISAKIGSIGDNQLGGWYGYRASKAALNMLMRTVAIEYRRKSPNTIVVTLHPGTTDTHLSKPFQRNVPPEKLFPVERTVTQLLAVIENLELRDSGEFFSWDGTRLPW
- a CDS encoding DUF4383 domain-containing protein yields the protein MQTNAPKLLQRLDGAERLFAMIIGMVFLVVGIAGFIPGLIAMPAVAGDAPLYVPDLSFPDGYGNVFGLFPTNFLHNAVHIAVGILGLAAATSFSGSLVFNQGFAISYILIAIMGLLPATNTTFGLMPIFGNNVWFNALTGLAAAYFGFIKPLKVQSEITSAPKA
- a CDS encoding signal transduction histidine kinase (STHK), LytS → MTKNQQRALGAFSTRSAAETALQELQASGFSMNQVSVIAKNADESQEMSGAHLQGQIGNQEVDAGNATASNLAYGGATATVLLGLTSLSIPGIGAVLAAGTLAASLVASVAGAGINAASASSLVQAMTAAGIDKQQAEIYSDRLLRGDYVVLVEGSDAEIQQAAGILSQNSIQDWSVSSAANA
- a CDS encoding DUF2993 domain-containing protein — protein: MTSDSAKFGEETLNKMATMAIASMIKDAEGVDVQIKTDLSKLAQGQVDSIAIKIQGLLMQSSLRLEEFYLQINRVAVKPMSAMMGKIKLLHPAEGTIRVVVNEDSLTQALNSASVRENLPPLPRQSDPHSRDASVQQVKCYLLSDGHLAFNVGASSPDPAMPSVAFTATPEISNNGQGIVLQKLSPVNHPVNAPDSLAEITAALIAQTSDLLSISEFQHQGMSVEIQQLEVVTGKLSWEAITSIDRFQST
- a CDS encoding glycosyltransferase — translated: MTHFGIICPPYPGHLNPQVALGRELQHRGHRVTLLQIPDVALKVRSEGLEFCPIGQSTYQPGTLARTFQQLGQLSELEALRYSVDFCQQVTEIICRDAPDAIAELGIEALLVDQLEPAGETVAEGLNLPFVTVSCGQAIHRRADVPPFFTPWRYQKALWAKLRNQVAYYMLDRNCQPILDTINHYRQQWNLPPYQGLYAPSNRLAHVSQQPAAFDFPCPNLPVDFHYTGPFRNSSPCAVSFPFEQLTGQPLIYASLGSVQNTKADLFRAIAAACQGLNVQLLIAHGGGISPEDIQSFPGSPLVMEYVPQVEVLARASLTITHGGLNTVLDSLTHGVPLVAIPITFEQPGTGARIRETAVGEVLPLKRLNVKRLRKTIQRVLTDSSYAQNAARIQQSIRDSGGVQRAADIIEQAVNPQVRSLSGAAPRVAMK